In a genomic window of Flavobacterium sp. KACC 22761:
- a CDS encoding DUF4835 family protein, with protein MNKAVTFLMFLFFGFTQAQQLNCIVTINTERLPNPNQQVFKTLQTSLSEFVNKTDWTGSVLKQNERINCSMYITLSSNSSDQFSGTIQVQSSRLIFNSTYSSPVLNYNDKDFNFRYTEYEPLLFNPTTYESNLVSVISFYCYMILGMDADTFQMGAGNQYLQMAQNIANVAQQGGSKGWSQADGIQNRYYLITDMISPMYSDLRQVTYMYHTGLDKMSDDLKGAKERIKASLLLIGKFNTVKPNAFLTRVFFDAKSDEITSIFSGGPSVSVSDLTDVLNKVSPLNSTKWTQIKF; from the coding sequence ATGAATAAAGCAGTTACATTTTTAATGTTTTTATTTTTTGGCTTTACTCAGGCACAACAACTAAACTGTATTGTAACAATTAATACGGAAAGATTGCCAAATCCAAATCAGCAAGTTTTTAAAACCCTTCAAACTTCATTGTCTGAATTTGTAAATAAAACAGACTGGACTGGATCAGTTTTAAAGCAAAATGAACGAATTAACTGCTCGATGTATATTACATTGTCTTCAAACAGTTCAGATCAATTTTCAGGAACAATTCAAGTGCAATCTTCGCGATTGATTTTTAATTCCACATACTCTTCTCCAGTACTGAATTATAATGACAAAGATTTTAATTTCAGATACACAGAATACGAGCCTTTGCTGTTTAATCCAACCACTTATGAGTCAAATCTGGTTTCGGTCATTTCGTTTTACTGCTACATGATTTTAGGAATGGATGCAGATACTTTTCAAATGGGAGCCGGAAATCAATATCTTCAAATGGCACAGAATATTGCAAATGTGGCGCAACAAGGCGGTTCAAAAGGATGGAGCCAAGCAGATGGTATTCAAAATCGTTACTATTTGATCACCGATATGATTTCGCCAATGTACAGCGATCTTCGTCAAGTTACCTATATGTATCACACAGGCTTGGATAAAATGAGCGACGATTTGAAAGGCGCTAAGGAAAGAATTAAAGCTTCATTGTTGCTGATTGGGAAATTTAATACGGTCAAGCCGAATGCTTTTTTAACACGAGTCTTTTTTGATGCAAAATCAGATGAGATAACGTCGATATTTTCTGGTGGGCCAAGTGTTTCTGTCTCAGACTTAACCGATGTTTTGAATAAAGTTTCGCCGCTGAACAGTACAAAATGGACGCAAATTAAGTTTTAG
- the coaBC gene encoding bifunctional phosphopantothenoylcysteine decarboxylase/phosphopantothenate--cysteine ligase CoaBC: MSVLNGKKILLGVSGGIAAYKTASLVRLFIKAGAHVQVIMTPASKDFVTPLTLSTLSKNPVHSSFFNEDDQDAVWNNHVDLALWADFMLIAPATANTLSKMTTGNCDNLLIATYLSAKCPVYFAPAMDLDMYKHPSTLSSFAALKQFGNIMIPAESGELASGLSGEGRMAEPENIVAFLEADLQSKLPLVGKKILITAGPTYEAIDPVRFIGNHSSGKMGFDIANEAAKLGAQVILIAGPTHFKAKNSSIEVVNVVSAQDMYDACHLHYNDVDVAIAAAAVADYRPKVVATQKIKKAAEEFSIELEKTKDILASLGAIKKTQFLIGFALETQNEIENAKLKIQKKNLDLIVLNSLQDEGAGFKKETNKVTFIDKNFKIEPMELKSKESVAVDILNKVILHFSK, from the coding sequence ATGTCAGTTTTAAACGGGAAAAAAATTCTGCTAGGAGTTTCTGGCGGAATTGCAGCCTATAAAACAGCCTCATTAGTACGACTTTTCATAAAAGCAGGTGCACATGTCCAAGTGATAATGACACCTGCTTCTAAGGATTTTGTAACTCCATTGACGTTATCTACGTTATCAAAAAATCCTGTACATTCAAGTTTCTTTAATGAAGATGATCAAGACGCTGTCTGGAACAACCATGTTGATCTGGCGCTTTGGGCTGATTTCATGTTGATTGCTCCGGCAACAGCAAACACGTTGTCTAAAATGACAACAGGAAACTGTGATAATCTTTTGATTGCAACCTATTTATCGGCTAAATGTCCTGTTTATTTTGCTCCGGCAATGGATTTGGATATGTATAAGCATCCGTCAACTTTGTCTAGTTTTGCAGCTTTGAAGCAATTCGGAAATATTATGATTCCTGCTGAAAGTGGCGAATTGGCGAGTGGTCTGTCTGGTGAAGGGCGAATGGCTGAGCCTGAGAATATTGTGGCTTTTCTTGAAGCCGATTTGCAAAGCAAACTTCCATTAGTAGGAAAAAAAATACTAATAACTGCCGGTCCAACATACGAAGCGATAGATCCTGTACGTTTTATAGGAAATCATTCATCTGGAAAGATGGGTTTTGATATCGCAAACGAAGCAGCAAAATTAGGTGCGCAGGTAATTTTAATTGCTGGCCCAACTCATTTTAAGGCAAAAAACAGTTCGATCGAAGTTGTAAATGTGGTTTCTGCGCAAGACATGTATGATGCTTGTCATTTGCATTATAATGATGTAGACGTGGCAATTGCGGCGGCAGCTGTGGCAGATTACAGGCCAAAAGTAGTGGCTACGCAGAAAATTAAAAAAGCAGCCGAAGAATTTTCAATTGAACTTGAAAAAACAAAAGATATTTTAGCTTCATTGGGAGCAATCAAGAAAACTCAGTTTTTAATTGGATTTGCTTTGGAAACTCAAAATGAAATTGAAAATGCTAAGCTGAAAATTCAGAAAAAAAACTTAGATTTGATTGTTCTTAATTCCTTGCAGGATGAAGGCGCAGGTTTTAAAAAAGAAACTAATAAAGTTACTTTTATTGACAAAAATTTTAAAATCGAGCCAATGGAATTAAAATCAAAAGAGTCTGTTGCTGTTGATATTTTAAACAAAGTGATTTTGCATTTTTCGAAATAA
- the dapA gene encoding 4-hydroxy-tetrahydrodipicolinate synthase, whose translation MQSLIGTGVALVTPFKKDFSVDIEALQRIVNFSIDGGVEYLVVMGTTAENATLTSEEKELVIKTVIDVNKGRLPLVLGVGGNNTMQIVEELKTRDFSAFEAILSVSPYYNKPTQEGIYQHFKAIAEASPIPVILYNVPGRTSSNMLPSTVIRLANDFENVVAIKEAAGDMAQAMQLIKNAPKDFLVISGDDMLALPIVLAGGAGVISVIGQGFPKEFSEMIRLGLNKKVADAFKTHYFLSDSIDMIFEQGNPAGIKQIFQALGIADNTVRLPLVSVDDSLAERLNEFVKNSIK comes from the coding sequence ATGCAATCATTAATAGGAACTGGTGTTGCGCTTGTAACTCCATTTAAAAAAGATTTTTCAGTTGACATCGAGGCTTTACAACGAATTGTAAACTTCTCTATCGATGGAGGAGTTGAATATCTTGTTGTTATGGGAACAACAGCGGAAAATGCTACCCTTACATCAGAAGAAAAAGAGTTGGTTATAAAGACAGTAATCGACGTAAATAAAGGGAGATTGCCTCTAGTTCTTGGAGTGGGAGGAAATAATACAATGCAGATTGTTGAAGAATTAAAAACAAGAGATTTTTCAGCTTTTGAAGCGATATTATCTGTCTCGCCATATTATAACAAACCTACGCAAGAAGGAATTTATCAGCATTTTAAAGCAATTGCTGAGGCATCTCCAATTCCTGTAATCTTATATAATGTTCCAGGAAGAACTTCAAGCAATATGCTTCCTTCAACAGTAATTCGTTTAGCTAATGATTTTGAAAATGTTGTAGCGATAAAAGAAGCAGCTGGAGATATGGCTCAAGCCATGCAGCTTATTAAAAATGCTCCAAAAGATTTCTTAGTTATTTCTGGAGATGATATGCTTGCATTACCAATCGTTTTGGCAGGTGGAGCAGGAGTAATCTCTGTAATTGGTCAAGGTTTTCCTAAAGAATTTTCAGAAATGATTCGTTTAGGTCTAAATAAAAAAGTAGCTGATGCTTTTAAAACACATTATTTTTTATCAGACAGTATTGATATGATTTTTGAGCAGGGAAATCCAGCTGGAATTAAGCAAATCTTCCAAGCCCTTGGAATTGCTGATAATACTGTTCGTCTTCCATTGGTTTCTGTAGATGATTCTTTAGCAGAGAGGCTGAATGAGTTTGTAAAAAACAGCATTAAATAA
- a CDS encoding OmpA family protein, producing the protein MKKLYILSLVLSITFSFAQKTNLKKADALFRNYAYADASKAYEEILQNSKNPSAQTLKNAADSYYFISDERNAMKWYKKLYEAQGNNLTDIYYLRYIQTLKGVKNYDQADKMTKEYLNKKGDQNEINRYVAQKKQLDSLSKAKSLYTVKNLDINTSKSDFGATFFQDRIVFTSARDTTKFSEKLYTWNNQPFLNLYLAERNQADGSLFNETLFLPNVMTKYHEATASFDASGKTIYYSTNIVKKNKLVIDESKTNNFQIVKGSIVNNKLENPQQLFFDNANYSVGHPSLSEDGKWLFFASDMKGGIGETDLYYVKIADDGTMSSPVNLGPKINTLGNEVFPYFRNGKLYFSSDGHYGLGDLDVYESKLLPDGTFSDPVNLGEPINSNKDDFTFVIDSKETYGYVSSNREGGKGDDDIYSFVKGKPVCNQTISGMAIDKKTRLPLTDVSIMAYNSYSEVLGETKTNFEGKYAIEVPCGKNVKMIAAKPNYASDEKTVETTKENGGEIKDVNFELSNYDDLVVKSKGVEKVDVKPIYFDYDKYDITPLAVEELTKVVFIMQKFPNIRIKIESYTDSRGKDSYNLKLSDNRAKSTRDYIISQGIDASRIESAKGYGESRLINKCKNGVKCTEEEHLLNRRSDFIIIQK; encoded by the coding sequence ATGAAAAAACTATATATCCTAAGTTTAGTCTTGAGCATTACGTTTAGTTTTGCTCAAAAGACTAATTTAAAGAAAGCGGATGCGCTGTTTAGAAATTATGCTTACGCAGATGCGTCAAAGGCATACGAAGAAATTCTGCAAAACAGCAAAAATCCATCAGCACAGACGCTAAAGAACGCCGCCGATTCGTATTATTTTATTTCCGATGAAAGAAATGCTATGAAATGGTATAAAAAATTATACGAAGCACAAGGCAATAATTTAACTGATATTTACTACTTGCGCTATATTCAAACCTTGAAAGGGGTAAAGAATTATGATCAGGCAGACAAAATGACAAAAGAATATCTGAATAAAAAAGGCGATCAAAATGAGATAAACCGATATGTTGCGCAGAAAAAACAACTCGATAGTTTGTCTAAAGCAAAATCACTTTATACAGTCAAAAATTTAGATATTAATACCAGTAAATCTGATTTTGGAGCTACTTTTTTTCAAGACAGAATTGTTTTTACATCTGCTAGAGATACTACAAAATTTAGTGAAAAGTTATACACTTGGAACAATCAGCCTTTCTTGAATCTGTATTTGGCAGAAAGAAATCAAGCTGATGGAAGTTTGTTTAACGAAACATTATTTCTTCCAAATGTAATGACAAAGTATCACGAAGCAACGGCTTCTTTTGATGCAAGCGGAAAAACCATTTATTATTCTACCAATATTGTCAAAAAGAACAAATTGGTAATTGATGAAAGCAAAACCAATAATTTTCAAATCGTTAAAGGAAGTATCGTAAACAATAAATTAGAAAATCCACAGCAGCTTTTCTTCGACAATGCCAATTATTCGGTTGGACATCCTTCATTAAGCGAAGACGGAAAATGGCTTTTCTTTGCTTCTGATATGAAAGGCGGAATTGGCGAAACCGATTTGTATTACGTAAAAATCGCCGACGACGGAACAATGAGTTCTCCCGTAAATCTTGGTCCAAAAATCAACACGCTAGGGAATGAAGTTTTTCCTTATTTCAGAAACGGAAAGCTTTATTTTTCTTCTGACGGTCATTATGGTTTGGGAGATTTAGATGTTTACGAAAGCAAACTTTTGCCCGACGGAACTTTTTCTGATCCAGTAAATTTAGGCGAACCAATTAACAGCAATAAAGACGATTTTACTTTTGTAATTGACAGCAAAGAAACCTACGGTTATGTTTCATCAAATAGAGAAGGAGGAAAAGGCGATGATGATATTTATTCTTTTGTAAAAGGAAAACCGGTTTGCAACCAGACAATTTCAGGAATGGCAATCGATAAAAAGACTAGATTGCCTCTTACTGATGTTTCAATTATGGCTTACAATTCATACAGCGAAGTTCTTGGTGAAACAAAAACAAATTTTGAAGGTAAATATGCTATTGAAGTGCCTTGTGGGAAAAATGTGAAAATGATTGCGGCAAAGCCAAATTATGCCAGTGACGAAAAAACGGTTGAAACCACTAAAGAAAACGGTGGCGAAATTAAAGATGTCAACTTTGAATTGAGTAATTATGATGATCTGGTTGTTAAAAGCAAAGGCGTTGAAAAAGTTGATGTTAAACCAATTTATTTTGATTACGATAAATATGACATTACGCCTTTGGCAGTTGAAGAATTGACTAAAGTAGTTTTCATTATGCAGAAATTTCCAAACATCAGAATCAAAATTGAATCATACACCGATTCTAGAGGGAAAGACTCGTATAATCTGAAACTTTCAGACAATAGAGCAAAATCAACTCGTGATTATATTATTTCTCAAGGAATTGATGCTTCTCGCATTGAGAGCGCAAAAGGTTACGGAGAAAGCAGATTAATTAACAAATGCAAAAACGGAGTAAAATGCACCGAAGAAGAGCATTTGTTAAATAGACGTTCTGACTTTATCATTATCCAGAAATAG
- a CDS encoding DNA-directed RNA polymerase subunit omega, translating to MDLKKTNAPVNTITYNKTVIEEPTGNVYEAITIMAKRANQINSEIKKELTEKLEEFATYNDSLEEVFENKEQIEVSKFYEKLPKPHALAVQEWLDGKTYHRSSNK from the coding sequence ATGGATTTAAAAAAGACGAATGCTCCTGTAAATACAATAACTTACAACAAAACAGTTATTGAAGAGCCAACAGGAAATGTGTATGAAGCAATTACCATTATGGCTAAAAGAGCAAACCAGATTAATTCTGAAATCAAAAAAGAATTAACTGAGAAATTAGAAGAGTTTGCGACTTACAATGACAGTCTTGAAGAAGTTTTTGAAAATAAAGAGCAAATCGAAGTTTCTAAATTTTACGAAAAATTGCCAAAACCACACGCTTTAGCTGTTCAAGAATGGTTAGACGGTAAAACTTACCACAGAAGTTCAAACAAATAA
- a CDS encoding DUF6913 domain-containing protein — protein sequence MFLNYIKELFVKKSLKNSLNHNVKNEVFTSKIQTIGLLIDESKFSKSEELINELVQHGIASKNIKVAVYKDKFEKKITYSRPTFGERHINWMGEFSESFLNEFIEAEFDLLVSYYEIEKTILMIMTNRSKAKFKIGFSSVDQRLNRWMIHTEMNNYKVFVSELFRYLKSIK from the coding sequence ATGTTTTTAAATTATATAAAGGAATTATTTGTAAAAAAATCATTAAAAAATAGCCTGAATCATAATGTCAAAAACGAAGTCTTTACTAGCAAGATACAAACAATTGGTTTATTGATAGATGAAAGCAAGTTTAGCAAATCAGAAGAATTGATAAATGAGCTTGTCCAGCACGGAATCGCTAGCAAAAACATCAAAGTTGCAGTTTATAAAGATAAATTTGAGAAGAAAATAACGTATTCAAGACCTACTTTTGGTGAAAGACACATCAATTGGATGGGAGAATTTTCAGAATCTTTTTTAAATGAATTTATAGAAGCAGAATTTGATCTTTTGGTTAGTTATTATGAAATCGAAAAAACGATTTTGATGATAATGACGAACAGGTCAAAAGCAAAATTTAAAATCGGATTCTCATCGGTGGATCAAAGATTAAATCGATGGATGATACACACAGAAATGAATAATTATAAAGTATTTGTTTCCGAATTGTTTAGGTATTTAAAAAGTATAAAATAA
- the ligA gene encoding NAD-dependent DNA ligase LigA has product MTIQENIQALREELNQHNYNYYVLDNATISDYDFDIKLKELQDLENKHPEFFDENSPTQRVGGAITKNFKTIAHQYRMYSLDNSYSKEDLLDWENRIQKVLGNVKLEYTCELKYDGASISITYENGKLVQALTRGDGFQGDEVTNNIKTIKSVPLQLKGNYPEKFDIRGEIILPYAGFEKMNQELIEIGETPYSNPRNTASGSLKLQDSAEVAKRPLECLLYFVIGNNLPFSSQFEGLESARKWGFKVPKEAKLVDNMNEVFDFIDYWDTHRHNLPYETDGVVIKVNNIQYQEELGYTAKSPRWAIAYKFKAEQVSTKLNSISYQVGRTGAITPVANLAPVQLAGTIVKRASLHNADQIEKLDIRINDTVFVEKGGEIIPKIIAVDLDKRPENSEKTHYITHCPECETELVRNEGEANHYCPNFYGCPPQIIGRVQHYISRKAMDIEGLGGETVALLFKNGLVHNYADLYELKVEDILHLERMAQKSAENLVNGVEKSKEIPFESVLFALGIRFVGETVAKKLAKHYKSIDALAQASLMDLVLVDEIGERIAKSVIEFFENEENKRIIERLKSYGVQFEIVEKINPNATEKFIGKTFVVSGVFAQFSRDELKKTIEDNGGKVGSSISAKTDFVVAGDNMGPAKLEKANKLNIPILSEEDFITKLNESE; this is encoded by the coding sequence ATGACAATTCAAGAAAATATTCAAGCTTTACGAGAGGAACTTAACCAGCACAATTACAATTACTATGTGCTTGATAATGCTACAATTTCAGACTATGATTTCGATATTAAACTTAAAGAACTTCAAGATTTAGAAAACAAACATCCAGAATTTTTTGATGAAAATTCGCCAACCCAGCGAGTGGGAGGTGCAATTACTAAAAATTTCAAAACAATCGCGCATCAATATCGTATGTATTCTTTAGATAATTCCTATTCTAAAGAAGATTTGTTAGATTGGGAAAATCGAATTCAGAAGGTCTTAGGAAATGTAAAATTAGAATATACTTGTGAATTAAAATATGATGGAGCGTCAATCAGTATTACCTATGAAAACGGAAAGCTAGTTCAGGCATTGACGCGTGGAGATGGCTTTCAAGGCGATGAGGTAACAAATAATATCAAAACGATAAAATCGGTGCCGTTGCAGCTAAAAGGAAATTATCCTGAAAAATTTGATATCCGAGGAGAAATAATTTTGCCTTATGCTGGTTTTGAAAAAATGAATCAGGAATTGATTGAAATAGGAGAAACGCCTTATTCAAATCCAAGAAATACGGCTTCTGGTAGTTTGAAGCTTCAAGATAGTGCTGAGGTTGCTAAACGTCCGTTGGAATGTCTATTGTATTTTGTTATAGGGAATAATTTACCTTTTTCTTCCCAATTTGAAGGATTGGAATCAGCAAGAAAATGGGGATTTAAAGTACCGAAGGAAGCAAAATTGGTTGATAATATGAACGAAGTTTTTGATTTTATCGATTACTGGGATACGCACAGACATAATTTGCCCTATGAAACAGATGGTGTTGTAATAAAAGTGAACAATATTCAGTACCAAGAAGAATTGGGCTACACCGCAAAATCACCGCGTTGGGCAATAGCTTATAAATTCAAGGCCGAACAAGTTTCGACTAAATTAAATTCAATTTCATATCAAGTTGGACGTACAGGAGCAATTACTCCGGTAGCCAATTTAGCGCCTGTTCAATTAGCGGGAACGATTGTAAAAAGAGCTTCATTGCATAATGCAGATCAAATTGAAAAATTAGATATTAGAATAAATGACACTGTTTTTGTCGAAAAAGGAGGAGAAATCATCCCGAAGATTATTGCAGTTGATTTAGATAAACGACCAGAAAATTCAGAAAAGACACATTATATTACGCATTGTCCAGAATGTGAGACTGAATTGGTTCGAAATGAAGGCGAAGCAAATCATTATTGTCCAAATTTCTACGGATGTCCGCCACAGATTATTGGCCGAGTGCAACATTACATTTCTAGAAAAGCAATGGATATTGAAGGGCTAGGTGGCGAAACAGTAGCTTTGCTTTTCAAAAATGGATTAGTTCATAATTATGCTGATTTATATGAATTGAAAGTCGAAGATATTTTGCACTTGGAAAGAATGGCCCAAAAATCGGCAGAGAATTTAGTAAACGGCGTTGAAAAGTCGAAAGAAATTCCGTTTGAAAGTGTTCTTTTTGCTCTAGGAATTCGTTTTGTAGGCGAAACTGTTGCTAAAAAATTGGCCAAACATTATAAAAGCATCGATGCTTTGGCACAAGCTTCACTAATGGATTTGGTTTTAGTCGATGAAATTGGTGAACGAATTGCCAAAAGCGTAATTGAATTTTTTGAAAATGAAGAAAATAAACGAATAATTGAGCGTTTAAAAAGTTACGGCGTTCAATTTGAAATAGTTGAAAAAATTAACCCCAACGCTACAGAAAAATTCATTGGAAAAACATTTGTTGTTTCAGGCGTATTTGCTCAGTTTTCAAGAGATGAATTGAAAAAAACAATCGAAGATAATGGAGGAAAGGTAGGAAGTTCGATTTCTGCAAAAACTGATTTTGTGGTCGCAGGCGATAACATGGGACCAGCAAAATTAGAAAAAGCCAATAAATTGAATATTCCTATATTGTCGGAGGAAGATTTTATAACCAAATTAAATGAAAGCGAATAA
- a CDS encoding 5'-nucleotidase → MVKLKKYNVFLKLFVIFLTLFFIFSCSPKNYNLTKIEGKQIPITEKGAETPEIESFIKPYRDHINKDLDSVLAYCPETLDKSNGKWQTTIGSLMADVCVQRGNLVFKKRENKTIDLCLLNHGGIRAILPKGNVTTRTAFEIMPFENNLVVLGLKGEQVQEITAYIIKEKKAQPLSGMTFTIAKDKTAKNIMIQGKPLDLNKIYYVATNDYLANRGDNMNFFGKSVEKYDLNYKLRDVLIDYFKEVDTIPVPKDIRITEE, encoded by the coding sequence ATGGTAAAACTAAAAAAGTATAACGTATTTTTAAAACTTTTTGTTATATTCTTAACACTTTTTTTTATTTTCTCCTGTAGCCCTAAAAACTACAATTTAACTAAGATAGAAGGAAAACAGATTCCGATAACCGAAAAAGGTGCTGAAACTCCAGAAATCGAGAGTTTCATAAAGCCATACCGAGATCATATCAACAAAGATCTGGACAGCGTTTTGGCCTATTGCCCAGAGACTTTAGACAAAAGCAACGGAAAATGGCAAACTACAATTGGCAGTCTTATGGCTGATGTTTGTGTGCAGAGGGGAAACTTGGTTTTCAAAAAACGTGAAAACAAAACTATTGATTTATGTCTTTTAAATCATGGCGGTATTCGTGCTATTCTTCCAAAAGGAAATGTGACGACAAGAACTGCTTTTGAAATTATGCCTTTTGAAAACAATCTCGTTGTTCTAGGTTTGAAAGGAGAACAAGTTCAAGAAATCACTGCTTATATCATTAAGGAGAAAAAAGCCCAGCCACTTTCGGGAATGACATTTACAATTGCGAAAGACAAAACTGCTAAAAACATCATGATCCAAGGGAAACCTCTTGATTTAAATAAAATTTATTATGTCGCTACCAACGATTACCTAGCTAATCGAGGCGACAACATGAACTTCTTTGGCAAAAGTGTTGAGAAATATGATTTAAACTACAAACTTAGAGATGTATTGATCGATTATTTTAAAGAAGTAGATACAATTCCGGTTCCAAAAGACATCAGAATTACTGAAGAATAA
- a CDS encoding metallophosphatase: MKRREFIEKTAASTALLSLGLSLSSFESNDIKHLTILHTNDVHSHIDPFPADDPRNANKGGVSRRAALIESIRQENPNVLLLDAGDIFQGTPYFNYYGGELEFKLMSMMKYDASTIGNHDFDNGLDGLYAQMPHAKFEFINSNYDFKNTVMNGLVKPYKIFNKNGIKVGVFGLGIELDGLVDKKMYQETVYNDPVEIAQDMTQLLKKQEKCDLVICLSHLGYNYRDDEKKICDLKLAGLTQDIDLIIGGHTHTFLDKPTIVKNKAGENVLVNQVGCYGINLGRIDFYFDKNKNHTNQGKSIIV; encoded by the coding sequence ATGAAAAGAAGAGAATTTATCGAAAAAACTGCTGCAAGTACTGCTTTATTAAGTTTAGGATTGTCATTAAGCAGTTTTGAATCTAACGATATCAAGCACTTGACTATTTTACATACTAATGATGTTCATAGCCATATAGATCCTTTTCCTGCTGATGATCCAAGAAATGCAAACAAAGGTGGCGTATCTCGTCGCGCGGCATTGATTGAAAGCATTCGTCAGGAAAATCCAAATGTGCTTTTATTGGATGCGGGAGATATTTTTCAAGGAACTCCTTATTTTAATTATTACGGAGGAGAATTGGAATTCAAACTGATGAGCATGATGAAGTATGATGCTTCGACAATTGGAAATCATGATTTTGACAATGGTTTAGATGGTTTGTATGCTCAAATGCCTCACGCGAAATTCGAATTCATCAATTCGAATTACGACTTCAAAAATACAGTCATGAACGGACTTGTAAAACCTTATAAAATTTTCAACAAAAACGGAATCAAAGTTGGTGTTTTTGGTTTAGGAATCGAACTTGATGGTTTAGTTGATAAAAAAATGTATCAAGAAACGGTTTACAACGATCCTGTAGAAATTGCTCAAGACATGACGCAGTTACTGAAAAAGCAAGAAAAATGCGACTTGGTTATTTGCCTTTCACATCTTGGCTACAATTACAGAGACGACGAAAAGAAAATTTGTGATTTGAAATTAGCTGGATTAACACAAGATATTGATTTAATCATTGGCGGACATACGCATACTTTTCTTGACAAACCAACGATTGTAAAGAATAAAGCTGGCGAAAATGTATTGGTAAATCAAGTGGGTTGTTACGGAATTAATTTAGGCCGAATTGATTTTTATTTTGATAAAAACAAGAATCATACAAACCAAGGAAAATCAATTATTGTATAA
- a CDS encoding outer membrane protein assembly factor BamD, whose protein sequence is MKKIVSLLIVVALFCSCSDYQKVLKNEDVAAKFEMATKMYDAGKYSKAIRLFEQLAPSYRGKPQAEKLFYMFSQSYYKTHQYYLAGYQFESFVSGYPRSEKVQEAAFLGAYSYSKLAPVYSLDQADTVKALEKLQAFIDNYPNSEYIPQANETVKLLNGKLEKKAYENAKGYNTISDYKSALVAFDNFIADFPGTPFKEDALFYKYDSAYQLAINSVPQKMEERLNVAKVAYNNLIKFKSDTKYRKQADEMNARVETDLQKYTK, encoded by the coding sequence ATGAAAAAAATAGTATCATTATTAATTGTTGTTGCCCTTTTTTGTTCTTGTAGTGATTACCAAAAGGTATTAAAAAACGAAGATGTTGCAGCAAAATTTGAAATGGCAACAAAAATGTATGATGCAGGTAAATATTCAAAAGCAATTCGTCTTTTTGAGCAATTAGCGCCTTCGTATAGAGGGAAGCCTCAAGCAGAAAAATTGTTTTATATGTTTTCACAATCTTATTATAAAACACACCAGTATTATTTGGCGGGTTATCAGTTTGAAAGCTTTGTATCAGGTTATCCGCGAAGTGAAAAAGTGCAGGAAGCCGCATTCTTGGGTGCATACAGTTATTCAAAATTAGCTCCGGTTTATAGTTTAGATCAGGCAGATACAGTAAAAGCTTTAGAGAAATTGCAAGCTTTTATAGATAATTATCCTAATTCTGAGTATATTCCTCAGGCGAACGAAACTGTGAAGCTTTTAAACGGAAAATTGGAGAAAAAAGCATACGAAAATGCTAAAGGATACAATACAATTTCTGATTATAAATCAGCTTTAGTGGCATTTGATAATTTTATTGCTGATTTCCCTGGAACGCCTTTTAAAGAAGATGCATTGTTCTACAAATATGATTCGGCATATCAATTGGCAATAAATAGTGTTCCTCAAAAAATGGAAGAACGTTTAAATGTTGCAAAAGTAGCTTACAATAACTTGATTAAGTTTAAAAGCGATACAAAATATAGAAAACAGGCAGACGAAATGAATGCCCGTGTTGAAACGGATTTACAAAAATATACTAAATAA